The Euphorbia lathyris chromosome 4, ddEupLath1.1, whole genome shotgun sequence genomic interval tggaactacattttcgattttcgaaaatcatcttttttagaactttctctctctaaatgttaactatctctctctttaccaaacatcatctaaacaatctcaaaataaaaaaattgaagaattaaagttgtttagaatattagtaatTCTTAAAATACGACATTTTTAAAGtcgtcaagggtgattttaatagtatcaatcgaaaaagtccttattttgctaaaattgaaaacatcaatcctcgttttgacaaaaagtaaaccacagtcctttatttgaaaattagtgaaaccacatgagttttatttgaagtttaccctaaaataaataaacaaatacaATTTTCAACATGTTTAAGATAAGAGTTATAATCCAATTTTCTAACACTTGAACAATATGTAAACAACAGATGATACTGCTGATGTGCATAGTATATAGGAGTGACAATTTCTATCATGATACCATTGACATAgttatcatttttttcttttacatttATATCATCTATAATCATATGAAACATATAAATAACATAACAAGATTACCCGATTTGTCAAGCCTAGAAAATAGATTGCCCGTTATCCAAATTTAATCATTTGAAAGTAGAAGTAAAGCCAGCAATATCTTTCATCCCTATTAAGAAAACTAGAAAGCAGATGCTGACTATATAAACTGTTAACAAGTTTTTGCAGATAGGTATAACAGTAGTTTATATTTACAAGGAAAAGAATTAACAAGTATACAAGTTACAGAAAATCCGTCCAAGATGTAAGAATCTGACACTTACATTTTGATCTTCATTTTAAACTAGGAGCTATTTGTGATATTCTTTCGTCTTCCAGAAGTTCGTACGGATCAACATATTGTGGCAATGATTTGGCTACGTCAGTTCCGTCGTGGACAAAATCGGATCCAAAATACTGCCAAATGTAAAAGAGAATAGATTGCTGATTAACTTCAATCAAACACTTGGCAAAACATTTGTATGCATTTGCACTATAATTGTGAAAGAACAGAAGCATATTTAAAAGGAAACAAAAACGAAGTCAAAATGGCGTCAATGAGGGACCAACGAGCAATAGAAGTATGGTTCAAGTAATAATCAATAGAATCACATGAATGCTAAATTCTAATAGCTTCAACTTATTCAAAACAACATCAAGCTTCCAAAAAATATAGATTTTCCATCTTTATATGCGATACACCCCATAATAGCAGCATACTAAAATGTAGGCTTCTCTACTGATATTTTCTGCATTAACTATCATACAACTGGGCCAGTGAGCAGCACAAAAACTAAGATTAAGTATCTTTAGCCAAGACATGATGAATGTTTTAACATTACCAACCCAATGCTGGATTTTTCTTAAATAGCTAATAAACTATTGTCAAAACACTATTAATGCCAGCAGTCAGTCAACTAATTCCAAATCCTTATCAGCAAACACCATAGTATGTGCTTCAGCACAATAAATGTAGATCTGAACCAGAAGAGGAAAATACCAATTGGAGCCAATCTAGCCCATCATTTCAGTCTACTTGCAAACACTTATTAGAATTATTGTTGGAATAAATTGCATAATTGCATTACTCTGCACTGCCCAAAGGAAGTTTTTGACTCGCCAAGATTAATGAATTTTCTTTAGTTCCCTTCCATACTTTTCTTCTGATTGGTCAACATAAACTCGGTTGGCCTCATGTACAAGTTATTCCTACTCCCAATGACTGAACTACAATACTTGTACTACTGGCTTATATCCTGATTTAAATCCATCTAACAATGGGTTGCATGATTCTAACCCCCAAATCTCAAATCTCATTGTCGATTTTTTTATCAGACTTTTTCAATAACATGCTCCAACTGCTAAATAACATGTTGAAATACAATAAACAAAGCATGAATCTAGAAAATTGAAATTTTCACATAATACAATTAAATGTGTTGGAAAAAAAACACAGCTCTGTAATTTAATGTTGTTCCATAATCGAAAACTCAAAATGTCCATTTTGACATCCCTATTCCCTAATGCACATTATAAACTTAAATATGTAagacataaaaaaaaaggttagagcTCACTAGGTAGACTGCAGAAAAAAATCCCACAGTACTGAGAATCAAAGGCCAGAATGCCAAGAAAAAAGTTCCTCCAAGTGTAAGCAAAAGTTTGGCACGAGGAATTAAACCCTGAAACAGAGGGGGAAATTTTGTAACTATGCTGCAGTGCACAATTCAAAAGCAATAAAAGCTTAGTTCCAACAGAAAATATGGACAAAGTCAGATTACAGAATCATTTCTGAATATACAAATGTCTTTAATTCATTAGAAAGAGCGAAATTCTAGTAATAATTGATACCCTTCTAAAATATACATGGATAGAGCTTATCCTCACCAGTGAAATTTGAAAGAGTATTATTCTCATAATATGCAGAGCTATGTTAAGCATGGTGATTCAAAAGATAATCTACAGATACTAGGCAGAAACTAAAGAGAAGCATCATCTCATTTTCTCACATAACATTTTTTCCCCTCTATGTTTTAAAGAATTAGGTCTCTGTAAATTAATAAGAAATCAAATTTCTGGAGCCAGTTTTATTGCAGATTCATCAAAATCACTACACAAATTTCATCCTAAATGTTAACATGACAGAGAAATCAGGAAGAGAGAATCACTTCAAAACACTTTCTTCTCCATGACAAAACTATTTCAGGATCCACTAAATCTAAGCATAACTAAACACAAACAGTTGATTAAGAAGACAGTTTATGATCTTTTTGTGTTTAATTCACTTCAATTtggactaaattaactcttaATACTGAAACATAGAACTTAAATCAACGTTTGAGATATGAAAAGAAAACAACCTCAAGGCCTTCACTGTTCAATGCCATGGATCGCTCCCTTTGATTAGAAAGGCTCTGATCAAATCCAGTTGATACTGTGTTTCTTTTGAAGAAATCTCTAGCCTCTTCTCCAATCTTCATCTCATCTCCTGCACCATAACTGCTCTTCGTAGACTCTTCAAGCAATTGAGTAGGATTCATTCCTCTCCTCTTCAATTCTTTCATAAACAACGACTCCGGCGGTTCATCGCCTTAAACAAAAACCAGAATAATAACCTTCAATAgaaaatctaaaataaaaaacacacaACTGAAAAAACTAAAACAAGAAATCAATGAAAAAGTACCGTTGGTTTGATTATCTTCTTCTCGCACAGAGCAACTAATCCTCAAATTCGGCCTCCGGACGCATCTTCTCCAGCTAAAACTACTATAACTTTTCAATCTAATGACTGTTTTCCGGCAATTTGATTTAGCGGGAAAATCAGATTGGGAAACGGAAATCGGAGACGAAGTGGATTTCAGTAAGTACAAAGAAGCCATGTTTCTGTTAGGTCGTGTTTGGCATGAGAGCTAGAAATGATTGGAAGCTTTAAATCATGGATGGTGTACGAATTTTCCTTTTTAGTAGAGTTCGGAGGAAGAAAGGAAGGAGAGAATGACGAGAGCTGATGTctttgagatttttgtctctcGTATCGCCTGTTCGGTATATTTTAGTGTGAGATAATGATAACTGATAAAATGCGCGGGGGAGGATTTGTGTACCAGATGGTTTTGTGGCATATAAGTTGAGCCACGTCACTGTGGGAATTGCCCACACAATTCCAGTCTTTACAAGATTGAAGCAAAAGGCTTCCGAACCTggaaatttatttataaaacttCCCCCCTCCATATTAAAATGCTTTTCTAAAATAtcacaaattttattattattattattattattattattattattataaccaaaatattaattttcttcatggttcagaagaaaaaaataataatatggaTGCATGTAACAGGTATACCATATT includes:
- the LOC136227662 gene encoding uncharacterized protein; protein product: MASLYLLKSTSSPISVSQSDFPAKSNCRKTVIRLKSYSSFSWRRCVRRPNLRISCSVREEDNQTNGDEPPESLFMKELKRRGMNPTQLLEESTKSSYGAGDEMKIGEEARDFFKRNTVSTGFDQSLSNQRERSMALNSEGLEGLIPRAKLLLTLGGTFFLAFWPLILSTVGFFSAVYLYFGSDFVHDGTDVAKSLPQYVDPYELLEDERISQIAPSLK